The following coding sequences lie in one Rhinolophus ferrumequinum isolate MPI-CBG mRhiFer1 chromosome 16, mRhiFer1_v1.p, whole genome shotgun sequence genomic window:
- the RASGEF1A gene encoding ras-GEF domain-containing family member 1A isoform X3, translating to MFLEPQETMPQTSVVFSSILRPSCSAEVQPGMGERGVGADGSGDLIFQDGRLISGSLEALMEHLVPTVDYYPDRTYIFTFLLSSRVFVPPHDLLARVGHICLEQRQQLEAGSEKAKLKSFSAKIVQLLKEWTEAFPYDFQDEKAMAELKAITHRVTQCDEESGTVKKAIGQMMQGLLLSLAARGQLQELREKFRTPAVDKGPILKAKPPATQKDILGICCDPLVLAQQLTHIELERLSSIHPEDLMQIISHMDSRDKHRVVKKKHRTRMLEFFIDVARECFNIGNFNSMMAIISGMNLSPVARLKKTWSKVKTAKFDVLEHHMDPSSNFCNYRTALQGATQRSQTANSSREKIVIPVFNLFIKDIYFLHKIHTNHLPNGHVNFKKFWEISRQIHEFMTWTQVECPFEKDKKIQSYLLTAPIYSEEALFIASFESEGPENHMEKDSWKNLRTTVLNRA from the exons GAAACTATGCCCCAGACGTCTGTCGTCTTCTCGAGCATACTCAGGCCCAGCTGTAGTGCAGAGGTGCAGCCCGGCATGGGGGAGCGAGGAGTCGGGGCCGACGGCTCTGGGGACCTCATCTTCCAAGACGGACGCCTCATCTCTGGGTCCCTGGAGGCCTTGATGGAGCACCTGGTCCCCACAGTGGACTATTACCCTGAT AGGACATACATCTTTACGTTTCTGTTGAGCTCCCGGGTCTTCGTGCCCCCACATGACCTGCTGGCCCGTGTGGGGCATATCTGCCTggagcagaggcagcagctggaggCCGGGTCTGAGAAG GCCAAGCTGAAGTCCTTCTCAGCTAAGATTGTGCAGCTGCTGAAGGAGTGGACAGAGGCCTTCCCCTACGACTTCCAGGACGAGAAGGCCATGGCTGAACTCAAGGCCATCACCCACCGGGTCACACAGTGTGACGAG GAGAGTGGCACAGTGAAGAAGGCCATCGGCCAAATGATGCAGGGCCTGCTGCTATCCCTGGCTGCCCGGGGCCAGCTTCAGGAACTTCGGGAGAAGTTCCGCACACCAGCTGTGGACAAAGGGCCCATCCTTAAGGCCAAGCCGCCAGCCACTCAGAAGGATATCCTGGGCATATGCTGTGACCCCCTGGTGCTGGCCCAGCAGCTGACTCACATCGAATTG gagAGGCTCAGCAGCATTCACCCCGAGGACCTGATGCAGATCATCAGCCACATGGACTCTCGAGACAAGCACAGG GTGGTGAAGAAGAAGCACCGGACCCGTATGCTGGAGTTCTTCATCGACGTGGCCCGGGAGTGCTTCAACATCGGGAACTTCAACTCCAtgatggccatcatct CTGGCATGAACCTCAGTCCTGTGGCACGGCTGAAGAAAACATGGTCCAAAGTCAAGACAGCCAAGTTTGATGTCTTGGAG CACCACATGGACCCATCCAGCAACTTCTGCAACTACCGCACCGCCCTGCAGGGGGCCACACAGAGGTCCCAGACGGCCAACAGCAGCCGGGAGAAGATCGTCATCCCCGTGTTCAACCTTTTCATTAAGGACATCTACTTCCTGCACAAAATCCACACCAACCACCTGCCCAACGGGCACGTCAACTTCAAG AAATTTTGGGAGATCTCCCGACAGATCCATGAATTCATGACATGGACACAGGTAGAGTGTCCCTTTGAGAAGGACAAGAAGATTCAGAGTTACCTGCTCACAGCGCCCATCTATAGTGAGGAAG CACTCTTCATCGCCTCCTTTGAAAGTGAAGGTCCTGAGAACCACATGGAAAAGGACAGCTGGAAGAACCTCAG GACCACTGTCCTTAACAGAGCCTGA
- the RASGEF1A gene encoding ras-GEF domain-containing family member 1A isoform X1, with protein sequence MFLEPQETMPQTSVVFSSILRPSCSAEVQPGMGERGVGADGSGDLIFQDGRLISGSLEALMEHLVPTVDYYPDRTYIFTFLLSSRVFVPPHDLLARVGHICLEQRQQLEAGSEKAKLKSFSAKIVQLLKEWTEAFPYDFQDEKAMAELKAITHRVTQCDEESGTVKKAIGQMMQGLLLSLAARGQLQELREKFRTPAVDKGPILKAKPPATQKDILGICCDPLVLAQQLTHIELERLSSIHPEDLMQIISHMDSRDKHRCRGDLTKTYSLEAYDNWFNCLSMLVATEVCRVVKKKHRTRMLEFFIDVARECFNIGNFNSMMAIISGMNLSPVARLKKTWSKVKTAKFDVLEHHMDPSSNFCNYRTALQGATQRSQTANSSREKIVIPVFNLFIKDIYFLHKIHTNHLPNGHVNFKKFWEISRQIHEFMTWTQVECPFEKDKKIQSYLLTAPIYSEEALFIASFESEGPENHMEKDSWKNLRTTVLNRA encoded by the exons GAAACTATGCCCCAGACGTCTGTCGTCTTCTCGAGCATACTCAGGCCCAGCTGTAGTGCAGAGGTGCAGCCCGGCATGGGGGAGCGAGGAGTCGGGGCCGACGGCTCTGGGGACCTCATCTTCCAAGACGGACGCCTCATCTCTGGGTCCCTGGAGGCCTTGATGGAGCACCTGGTCCCCACAGTGGACTATTACCCTGAT AGGACATACATCTTTACGTTTCTGTTGAGCTCCCGGGTCTTCGTGCCCCCACATGACCTGCTGGCCCGTGTGGGGCATATCTGCCTggagcagaggcagcagctggaggCCGGGTCTGAGAAG GCCAAGCTGAAGTCCTTCTCAGCTAAGATTGTGCAGCTGCTGAAGGAGTGGACAGAGGCCTTCCCCTACGACTTCCAGGACGAGAAGGCCATGGCTGAACTCAAGGCCATCACCCACCGGGTCACACAGTGTGACGAG GAGAGTGGCACAGTGAAGAAGGCCATCGGCCAAATGATGCAGGGCCTGCTGCTATCCCTGGCTGCCCGGGGCCAGCTTCAGGAACTTCGGGAGAAGTTCCGCACACCAGCTGTGGACAAAGGGCCCATCCTTAAGGCCAAGCCGCCAGCCACTCAGAAGGATATCCTGGGCATATGCTGTGACCCCCTGGTGCTGGCCCAGCAGCTGACTCACATCGAATTG gagAGGCTCAGCAGCATTCACCCCGAGGACCTGATGCAGATCATCAGCCACATGGACTCTCGAGACAAGCACAGG tGCCGAGGGGATCTGACCAAGACCTACAGCCTGGAGGCCTACGACAATTGGTTCAACTGCCTCAGCATGCTAGTGGCCACTGAGGTGTGCCGG GTGGTGAAGAAGAAGCACCGGACCCGTATGCTGGAGTTCTTCATCGACGTGGCCCGGGAGTGCTTCAACATCGGGAACTTCAACTCCAtgatggccatcatct CTGGCATGAACCTCAGTCCTGTGGCACGGCTGAAGAAAACATGGTCCAAAGTCAAGACAGCCAAGTTTGATGTCTTGGAG CACCACATGGACCCATCCAGCAACTTCTGCAACTACCGCACCGCCCTGCAGGGGGCCACACAGAGGTCCCAGACGGCCAACAGCAGCCGGGAGAAGATCGTCATCCCCGTGTTCAACCTTTTCATTAAGGACATCTACTTCCTGCACAAAATCCACACCAACCACCTGCCCAACGGGCACGTCAACTTCAAG AAATTTTGGGAGATCTCCCGACAGATCCATGAATTCATGACATGGACACAGGTAGAGTGTCCCTTTGAGAAGGACAAGAAGATTCAGAGTTACCTGCTCACAGCGCCCATCTATAGTGAGGAAG CACTCTTCATCGCCTCCTTTGAAAGTGAAGGTCCTGAGAACCACATGGAAAAGGACAGCTGGAAGAACCTCAG GACCACTGTCCTTAACAGAGCCTGA
- the RASGEF1A gene encoding ras-GEF domain-containing family member 1A isoform X2 has translation MPQTSVVFSSILRPSCSAEVQPGMGERGVGADGSGDLIFQDGRLISGSLEALMEHLVPTVDYYPDRTYIFTFLLSSRVFVPPHDLLARVGHICLEQRQQLEAGSEKAKLKSFSAKIVQLLKEWTEAFPYDFQDEKAMAELKAITHRVTQCDEESGTVKKAIGQMMQGLLLSLAARGQLQELREKFRTPAVDKGPILKAKPPATQKDILGICCDPLVLAQQLTHIELERLSSIHPEDLMQIISHMDSRDKHRCRGDLTKTYSLEAYDNWFNCLSMLVATEVCRVVKKKHRTRMLEFFIDVARECFNIGNFNSMMAIISGMNLSPVARLKKTWSKVKTAKFDVLEHHMDPSSNFCNYRTALQGATQRSQTANSSREKIVIPVFNLFIKDIYFLHKIHTNHLPNGHVNFKKFWEISRQIHEFMTWTQVECPFEKDKKIQSYLLTAPIYSEEALFIASFESEGPENHMEKDSWKNLRTTVLNRA, from the exons ATGCCCCAGACGTCTGTCGTCTTCTCGAGCATACTCAGGCCCAGCTGTAGTGCAGAGGTGCAGCCCGGCATGGGGGAGCGAGGAGTCGGGGCCGACGGCTCTGGGGACCTCATCTTCCAAGACGGACGCCTCATCTCTGGGTCCCTGGAGGCCTTGATGGAGCACCTGGTCCCCACAGTGGACTATTACCCTGAT AGGACATACATCTTTACGTTTCTGTTGAGCTCCCGGGTCTTCGTGCCCCCACATGACCTGCTGGCCCGTGTGGGGCATATCTGCCTggagcagaggcagcagctggaggCCGGGTCTGAGAAG GCCAAGCTGAAGTCCTTCTCAGCTAAGATTGTGCAGCTGCTGAAGGAGTGGACAGAGGCCTTCCCCTACGACTTCCAGGACGAGAAGGCCATGGCTGAACTCAAGGCCATCACCCACCGGGTCACACAGTGTGACGAG GAGAGTGGCACAGTGAAGAAGGCCATCGGCCAAATGATGCAGGGCCTGCTGCTATCCCTGGCTGCCCGGGGCCAGCTTCAGGAACTTCGGGAGAAGTTCCGCACACCAGCTGTGGACAAAGGGCCCATCCTTAAGGCCAAGCCGCCAGCCACTCAGAAGGATATCCTGGGCATATGCTGTGACCCCCTGGTGCTGGCCCAGCAGCTGACTCACATCGAATTG gagAGGCTCAGCAGCATTCACCCCGAGGACCTGATGCAGATCATCAGCCACATGGACTCTCGAGACAAGCACAGG tGCCGAGGGGATCTGACCAAGACCTACAGCCTGGAGGCCTACGACAATTGGTTCAACTGCCTCAGCATGCTAGTGGCCACTGAGGTGTGCCGG GTGGTGAAGAAGAAGCACCGGACCCGTATGCTGGAGTTCTTCATCGACGTGGCCCGGGAGTGCTTCAACATCGGGAACTTCAACTCCAtgatggccatcatct CTGGCATGAACCTCAGTCCTGTGGCACGGCTGAAGAAAACATGGTCCAAAGTCAAGACAGCCAAGTTTGATGTCTTGGAG CACCACATGGACCCATCCAGCAACTTCTGCAACTACCGCACCGCCCTGCAGGGGGCCACACAGAGGTCCCAGACGGCCAACAGCAGCCGGGAGAAGATCGTCATCCCCGTGTTCAACCTTTTCATTAAGGACATCTACTTCCTGCACAAAATCCACACCAACCACCTGCCCAACGGGCACGTCAACTTCAAG AAATTTTGGGAGATCTCCCGACAGATCCATGAATTCATGACATGGACACAGGTAGAGTGTCCCTTTGAGAAGGACAAGAAGATTCAGAGTTACCTGCTCACAGCGCCCATCTATAGTGAGGAAG CACTCTTCATCGCCTCCTTTGAAAGTGAAGGTCCTGAGAACCACATGGAAAAGGACAGCTGGAAGAACCTCAG GACCACTGTCCTTAACAGAGCCTGA